Proteins encoded by one window of Halichondria panicea chromosome 8, odHalPani1.1, whole genome shotgun sequence:
- the LOC135340116 gene encoding uncharacterized protein LOC135340116, which yields MLALILLCSVCFPEVVRAESITYFVTNKINTSAVVCNGYRSCHTLNELAINSSLLFLEYANYSLVLEGGIHKLTVGLVVSDIDQLEISSFDSEIDITYGNVTVYNVSSFSISNFQLFASEHQNKPSFFISKTRKAVKFDNVNISNVGISAILNGGPRRLNSVFVIRNSSVENSALRFELKNCLLLLLDSYFYGNVLFVETTLRVNIVSKEKMIRIVGCRISGQTSLRVRAGSDILLSIVDISDTVISDTNYMQVDGGIRLERLVVYIVMYSRVQLNIMESNISSLFAEVSEESSLFMNVSKCFHRPIIKMYGIEIKQMKFSRLLLDVRDSVFEHSSIGVSIQAIKYTSTSLKLHDTRFVYCQALSIFSSGRFLYVYLFNVTISGSFDQNAVTIQAAASESSVELVKCSFLYNFGNRGACVYFLSNPQSSLTLNEVFFYENVDLTSDPAIVLVINCDNVIIHNSLFEWNTGTPVEIVSGQLYLSGFTSFRSNIATNGGGLSLICSTVIFEKGLVATFASNKALNVGGAIYVAPCFDHDRIAKRNNYKFISTVTVCFFQISIGSEWEKLSLRFLNNSALNGGEDIFGTSVHKHCIAQKHTQLILTHFNLQQLFKIRNSKNTSLSSVASDPKRVCVCDDFGEPQCSSLDFIYNIKILYPGEMFTVSLVVVGNDFGTVTATTKAGLLGSTSGSLGEGQQTRLAFFRHCTSIQYSVHSSRPTETIVFTASGSKPLAATRRSKLEDRLKVEHQLNKDSVFVYLHTEEIQVQLLTTPVYFNVTLANCPLGFELIGDPPSCQCQKELVQNNIKHCIIVNHTGFVYRRGSTWVNATFNGNISVPIVYKSCPYDYCLSENTSVDLRYPDAQCALGHSATLCGACSENLSLALGTNRCLDCSNTGHLVLLIFFIAAGFVLVIFIKALDFTVSKGTINGLIFYANIVWAEKSILFSKQTTAHSVMSVFIAWLNLDFGIETCFADGLSGYQKAWLQFLFPVYVWCIAGLIIISCRYSTMATNLFGNNSVPVLATLFLMSYAKLLRAIITVLGFAVLRSADTTVSQVWLYDGNIPYLGLKHAFLFVVAVLALLFLWLPYMCTLFLVPFFKGKTHYWLFRWIVKWKPFYDAYFGPLHTEHQYWVGLLLVVRVVLLLLFTVAPTYSNLLALIVTTTTLLTYVTLSGSVYKNKYLSFLENSFLVNLNVLAAGVLYQNVVGGDVDLVVYVSVGIVFVQFVCITIYHCIVCLKSCAGKKNPHGRSVRARLSPSKSHVQFPLREELLDHENSL from the coding sequence ATGCTAGCTCTGATCTTACTCTGCTCTGTTTGCTTTCCTGAAGTTGTACGTGCTGAGTCGATCACGTACTTTGTCACTAACAAGATTAATACATCAGCTGTTGTCTGTAATGGCTACCGTTCTTGTCACACTCTAAACGAACTTGCCATTAACTCCTCTTTGCTATTTCTTGAGTATGCTAACTACAGTCTGGTGCTTGAAGGTGGTATACACAAACTCACCGTTGGGTTAGTTGTCTCCGATATTGATCAGCTCGAAATATCTTCATTTGATTCTGAAATTGACATAACATACGGAAACGTAACGGTCTACAATGTATCCAGTTTTTCTATCAGTAATTTTCAGCTTTTCGCATCCGAACATCAAAATAAACCAAGCTTCTTTATTTCTAAAACTAGAAAGGCGGTTAAATTTGACAATGTCAACATTTCCAATGTAGGTATATCTGCTATTCTAAATGGGGGGCCAAGAAGATTGAATTCAGTGTTTGTTATCAGAAACTCAAGTGTGGAGAATTCAGCACTCAGGTTTGAGTTGAAAAACTGCCTCTTGCTTCTATTGGACTCGTATTTTTATGGTAACGTGCTTTTTGTGGAAACTACTTTAAGAGTCAATATTGTCTCAAAAGAAAAGATGATACGAATTGTTGGTTGTAGAATTTCGGGACAAACTTCTTTAAGAGTGCGAGCTGGTTCAGATATTCTGCTTTCTATTGTCGATATTTCTGACACTGTTATTTCAGACACTAATTACATGCAAGTAGATGGAGGTATACGTTTAGAACGTCTAgttgtgtacattgtcatgTATTCTCGAGTTCAGCTCAATATAATGGAGTCCAATATTAGCAGTCTTTTTGCTGAGGTTTCTGAAGAGAGTTCCTTGTTTATGAATGTCTCTAAGTGCTTTCATCGTCCTATCATAAAAATGTACGGTATTGAAATTAAACAGATGAAATTCAGTCGATTATTGCTTGATGTTCGAGATTCTGTTTTTGAACATTCTTCGATTGGTGTAAGTATACAAGCTATCAAGTATACTAGTACATCGTTAAAACTACATGATACACGTTTTGTTTATTGTCAAGCACTTTCTATATTTTCCAGTGGACGTTTTCTTTATGTATATCTTTTCAATGTTACAATCAGTGGTTCTTTCGACCAAAATGCTGTCACTATTCAAGCAGCTGCCTCGGAATCATCCGTAGAATTGGTGAAATGCTCTTTCTTGTATAACTTTGGGAACAGGGGTGCTTGTGTATACTTTTTATCTAATCCTCAGTCATCATTAACATTAAACGAAGTTTTTTTTTATGAAAATGTTGATCTTACTTCAGATCCAGCTATTGTATTGGTTATTAATTGTGACAATGTGATAATACATAATTCCTTGTTCGAATGGAATACAGGAACACCCGTTGAGATTGTTTCAGGCCAGCTATATTTGTCAGGATTCACGTCTTTCAGGTCTAATATTGCCACAAATGGTGGTGGATTGTCTTTAATCTGTTCGACAGTCATCTTTGAGAAGGGATTGGTGGCAACTTTTGCATCAAACAAAGCACTCAATGTAGGAGGTGCTATATATGTAGCGCCTTGTTTTGACCACGACAGAATTGCcaaaagaaataattataaatttatATCTACTGTTACGGTATGTTTCTTTCAAATTTCAATCGGAAGTGAATGGGAAAAGCTCTCCTTAAGGTTTCTCAATAATTCAGCCTTGAATGGTGGGGAGGATATATTTGGAACCTCCGTGCACAAACATTGTATTGCTCAAAAACATACTCAACTCATTCTAACTCATTTTAACTTGCAGCAGTTATTCAAGATACGTAATTCCAAAAACACTAGTCTCTCCTCTGTTGCCTCAGACCCTAagagagtgtgtgtatgtgatgACTTTGGGGAGCCACAATGTTCTAGTCTCGACTTCATCTATAACATTAAAATTCTGTATCCCGGAGAGATGTTTACTGTGTCTTTGGTAGTCGTGGGTAATGATTTTGGCACTGTTACGGCCACTACAAAAGCTGGTCTCCTTGGTAGTACATCGGGATCTCTGGGGGAGGGACAACAAACTCGATTGGCATTTTTCAGACATTGCACCAGTATACAGTACTCCGTTCACTCATCACGACCAACAGAAACAATTGTTTTCACAGCTAGTGGTAGTAAACCATTAGCTGCTACTAGACGTAGCAAACTGGAAGATCGTTTAAAAGTTGAACATCAATTAAATAAAGATTCTGTCTTTGTGTATTTACATACTGAAGAAATCCAAGTGCAACTGCTCACCACTCCTGTGTACTTCAATGTGACTCTTGCAAACTGTCCTCTTGGATTTGAGCTGATTGGTGACCCTCCATCTTGTCAGTGCCAAAAGGAGCTAGTACAAAACAATATCAAACATTGCATTATTGTTAATCACACTGGCTTTGTGTATCGCAGAGGATCGACTTGGGTGAATGCTACCTTCAACGGAAACATCAGTGTGCCTATAGTATACAAGTCCTGCCCCTACGATTACTGTCTGAGTGAGAACACTTCCGTAGACTTGAGATACCCAGACGCACAGTGTGCTCTGGGCCACTCAGCCACTCTGTGTGGAGCTTGTAGTGAAAATCTGAGCCTGGCTCTCGGCACCAATCGATGTCTCGACTGTTCCAACACTGGTCACTTAGTGCTCCTCATATTCTTCATAGCTGCTGGCTTTGTGCTTGTGATTTTCATCAAGGCCTTAGACTTCACTGTTTCTAAGGGAACTATCAATGGTCTTATCTTCTATGCCAACATTGTGTGGGCAGAAAAAAGCATTTTGTTTTCAAAACAGACTACAGCTCACTCGGTAATGAGTGTTTTTATTGCTTGGCTGAATCTGGACTTTGGAATTGAGACTTGTTTTGCAGATGGTTTATCAGGTTATCAGAAAGCCTGGTTACAATTCTTGTtccctgtgtatgtgtggtgtatTGCGGGTCTGATAATTATCTCCTGTCGTTATTCAACAATGGCAACCAACCTGTTTGGGAACAACTCTGTCCCTGTCCTAGCAACTCTGTTTCTCATGTCGTATGCTAAGCTACTACGCGCTATCATAACCGTATTAGGATTTGCTGTCCTTCGGTCTGCAGATACTACTGTGTCACAGGTGTGGCTCTATGATGGTAACATTCCATACCTTGGCCTCAAGCATGCATTTCTTTTCGTAGTAGCTGTCCTGGCTTTACTGTTCCTGTGGCTGCCTTACATGTGCACTCTGTTTCTAGTTCCATTCTTCAAAGGCAAGACTCACTATTGGCTCTTTCGTTGGATTGTTAAATGGAAGCCATTTTATGACGCTTACTTTGGTCCTTTACACACTGAACATCAGTACTGGGTTGGATTGCTGTTAGTAGTTCGTGTTGTTTTGCTTCTGTTATTCACAGTTGCACCAACATACTCCAACCTCCTTGCCTTGATCGTAACAACAACTACCCTTTTAACGTATGTGACCCTCTCTGGCTCTGTGTATAAGAATAAATACTTGTCTTTTCTTGAGAACTCGTTTTTAGTCAACTTAAATGTGTTAGCAGCTGGAGTGCTGTATCAAAATGTGGTGGGAGGAGACGTAGATTTGGTTGTGTACGTGTCTGTTGGTATCGTGTTTGTTCAGTTCGTATGCATTACTATCTACCATTGCATTGTCTGTTTGAAGAGTTGTGCCGGCAAGAAGAACCCGCATGGTCGATCTGTGAGAGCTCGTCTGTCTCCCAGTAAAAGTCATGTGCAGTTTCCCCTTCGAGAGGAGCTTTTGGACCATGAGAATTCGTTATAA